The nucleotide window TCATATCGGCGGGGCCCGCTCGGCGCTGTTTAACTGGCTGCTGGCGAAAAAGCACGGCGGCAAAATGATACTGCGGATTGAGGATACCGACCTGGAACGTTCCAGCAAGGAGTCGGAAGAAAACATCAAGGAAGCGCTGCGGTGGCTGGGCATCCAGTGGGATGAAGGCGTCGATGTCGGCGGTCCTTATGGCCCATACCGCCAGACCGAACGGCTGGATATTTACCGTCAGTATACCGACAAGTTAATCGCCGAGGGGAAAGCCTATTTATGTTACTGCACCGACGAAGAATTGGAAGCTGAACGGCAGGCCCAGTTGGCGCGGGGCGAGACGCCGCGGTACAGCGGGCGCTGCGCCGCTCTGACCGAGGAGGAGCGCCGGCGCCTGGTTGCCGAAGGCCGCAAGCCGGCGGTGCGGTTCCGCGTGCCGGAAAACCGGCAGATTGTCTTTAAGGACTTGGTGCGTGGCGTCGTTACGTTTGATTCTAACGGCATTGGCGATTTCGTTATTCTCAAGTCGGACGGCATTCCCGTGTACAATTATGCGGTGGTCATTGACGATGCCCTGATGCGCATTACCCATGTCATCCGGGCCGAAGAACACCTTTCCAATACGCCGCGGCAAATACTGCTATACGAGGCGCTGGGATTTGAGCTGCCTGAATTCGGGCACATTTCGCTTATCTTAGGCAAGGACCGGACGAAAATGAGCAAACGGCATGGCGCTACGTCGGTAGAGCAATACCGACAGCTTGGCTATCTGCCGGAGGGGCTCGTTAATTTCCTCGCCCTCCTGGGATGGTCGCCGGCAAATGAGCAGGAGTTCTTTACCATTGACGAACTGGTGCGGGAGTTCAGTATGGACCGGGTAGCCAAGAATCCGGCCGTCTTTGACTTGGACAAGCTCAACTATATCAACGCCCATTATATTCGCCGCGCCGATCCGGCCCTTGTTACCGAACTAGCCCTGCCCCACTTACAGGCGGCCGGCTATGTTCAGGAACCGGTGACGCCTGAGCAGCGGACCTGGCTGGTCCAGGTGGTGGCCGCCGTCCAGGATTATATCAGTTATGCGGCTCAGGTTGTCGACCATGTGGATATTTTCTTTAAGGATGAAGTGGAATTTGAAAGCGACGAAGCGCGCCAGGTACTCGCCGATCCCGATATCCCGCGGGTGATGGCGGCGTTTAAGAGCAAATTAGACGCCTTGCAGGTGGTGGATGCCCCGGCCGTACAGGCTGTGCTGAAAGGTATTACGAAAGAGCTGAAAGTGGGCGGCAAAAAAGTTTACATGCCGATCCGCGTCGCCCTTACCGGCCGGACGCACGGTCTTGACCTGGACAAGTTTATTGCCCTCATCGGTAAGGAGCGGACGCTGGTCCGGCTACAGCAGACCTTAGCCAAAATCGGGCTATAACCTCCTCTGATTGACAGCTGCCTAACGGCTGTGTATAATGAAATCACCAACCGCAGAAAACTTATCATAATACTCGGAAAAGTCATGACCGGGAGAAGTAGGCGCAGGTCCACCCCGCCAGAGAGGCGCCGCCAACGGCTGCGAGCGGCGCTGGGGTCAGGAGCGCCGAAATGCGCCCGCGAACTGGACGACGGAAAGCTTAAAGTATGTCGTCTCGGCCGCAGCCGTTATTTTGCGGAAAGTGGGGTGCGAGCGACTCGTACCCAAGCAGAGTGGAACCACGGACCACCGTCTCTGTGAGGCGGTGGTCTTTTTATTTTGGCAGCTATTTTTGGAGGAGGAGAATAATGTTTGAACGCTTAAAAAAGGATATTCAGGTCGTTTTTGAACGCGACCCGGCGGCTAAAAGCGTTCTGGAAGTGCTGCTATGCTATCCGGGACTACATGCCATTTGGCTGCACCGCATTGCTCACCGCCTTTACAAGCGGGGGTGGATCGTACTGCCCCGTCTGATTTCCAATTTTGCCCGCTTTCTCACGGGTATTGAAATCCATCCGGGAGCCAAAATAGGGGAAGGTTTGTTTATTGATCATGGCACCGGCGTGGTGATCGGGGAAACGGCCGAGATTGGCCGCAATGTAACGCTTTATCAGGGAGTGACGCTGGGCGGTACAGGCAAGGAAAAAGGCAAGCGTCATCCTACCATCGGCGACAATGTCGTCGTGGCCAGCGGCGCTAAAGTGCTCGGGTCGTTTAAGGTCGGCGACAATTCCAAGATTGGCGCTGGTTCGGTTGTGCTCAAGGAAGTGCCGCCCAACTCTACGGTGGTAGGCATCCCGGGGCGCGTTGTCGTCAAAGACGGCAAGCGGATTGACGATATCGACCTGGAACACAACAATCTGCCCGACCCGGTGGCCGAGATGTTAAATTGCATGCACCGGAAGATCGAAAAACTGGAGGCGCGTATTGCCCAACTGGAAGAGGAGTTGAACAAACATGGCGCTAAGAGTGTATAATACCTTGACCAAGCAAAAGGAAGAATTTGTGCCGCGGGAGCCTGGCAAGGTAAAAATGTATGTCTGCGGCGTGACGCCGTACAACCACCCCCATATCGGCAACGCCAGGCCGTTTATTACCTGGGACGTTATTCGCCGTTATCTTGAACATCGCGGTTTTGCCGTTTTTCATGTCCAAAACTTTACCGACATCGATGATAAAATTATTAATACTGCCAACCAGGAAGGCGTGACCTGGGACACCGTCGCTAACCGGTACATCGCTGCCTATTTTGAAGTAATGGATAAACTTAACGTCCGCCGGGCCCATGTTTATCCCCGCGTATCAGACCACATCGGCGAAATTATCGCCATCGTCAGGCGGCTTATCGACAAGGGCTATGCCTATACAATCGATGGCGATGTCTATTACAGCGTGGAAAAGTTTGCTCCCTATGGCCAGTTGAGCGGTCGCAGCCTGGAGGACATGAAGGCCGGCGCCCGTATTGACGTCGATGAACGCAAGCGCCACCCGATGGACTTCGCCTTATGGAAAAGCGCCAAACCGGGCGAGCCGGCCTGGGACAGTCCATGGGGGCCGGGGCGGCCGGGTTGGCATATTGAATGCAGCGCGATGGCCCTGAAATATCTAGGCAACGGTTTTGACTTCCATGGCGGCGGTAGTGACCTTATTTTTCCCCACCATGAAAACGAAATTGCCCAGTCGGAAGCGTATACGGGCGAGACGCCGTTTGTGCGCTATTGGCTGCACAACGGCTTTATTACCGTCAACGAGGAAAAAATGAGCAAATCGCTCGGCAACTTCTTCCTCGTCAAAGACATTCTGGCTCATTACCCGCCCGAGGTGCTCAGGTTTTTTATCCTGTCTACCCATTACCGCAGTCCGCTGGACTTCAGCGACGAGCGACTGGCGGAAGCCGGACGCAGCCTGGAGCGTCTGCGGACGGCCGTGGAAAATATTCGCCAGCTCGAGAAACTGCCCGGCGGCGCCGGCGGGGAGCAAGCCGACGTTGTCCGCCGGGCGGCTGCCCAGGCGAAAGCCGAGTTTTACGCGGCCATGGACGATGATTTCAACACCGCTTTGGCGATTAGCGTCATGTTCAGCTTGGCGAAAGAGATCAATATCTATTACAGTCAGGTGGCGGCCGGCAAGGTGGTGCTGGATGCCCAGGCCCTGGCGGAAGTGCGCGACGCTTATTTCATGATGGCCGATATTTTGGGAATATTAGTAAAGGAACGGGCCGGCCAGACGGAAGTTGACGGCGAACTTGTCGCCGGGCTGATGGACATCATCATCGCCGTCCGCCAGGAAGCCCGCCAGCGCAAGGATTGGGCCACCGCGGACGGTATTCGCAGCCGCCTGGCCGAATTAGGCATTATTCTGGAAGATTCGCCGCAGGGCGTAAGGTGGAAACGGCGTTGAAATTTGACCACTTTCAGCTATTAATGGGAAAAATACTGAACCAGGCGGCTACTGCCCCTGTGGGTAGCTTCGCGGTGGAGCCCGAGCGGCTCCACCCGCTAGTTCTTGCTTACATCGGCGATGCTGTCTTTACCCTTTATGTGCGTACCCGTCTATTGACCTATGAACAACAGAAAGTTCGCGTGCTGCACAGTTACGACGCCAAGATGGTATCGGCCGTAATGCAGGCAGTGGCGGTCAAGGAGCTTGCGGGCGAACTCAGCGAAGCCGAACAGGACCTTGTGCGGCGAGGTCGTAACACTGGTAAGGCTGCGCCGCGCAGCGCCTCGGTTGGCGAATACCGCCACAGCACCGGGTTTGAGACCCTGCTTGGCTATCTCTTTCTCAGTAAGCAGCATGAACGCCTTTATGAGATTATGGATAAGGCATTTGTCATTATTTCCCGGAAATTATTGAAATGTGATGAAGAATGTGGTGAGGAGAAGAATGAAGGTAAAACTGATTAACCACACGCCCGAGCCTGAACGGGCGGTAGCGATGGCGGCAAGGCTGTGTTACTCACCGGTAGGGGCGGCCCAATTGGCGGAAACCATGTCGGACGAGCAGATCAGTCGACTGGTGGCCAAGATTATCAGCCTGGGCCACCTGTCAACCCTGGAGCATGTTACATTTACCTTCGCCATTGAAGGAGTTTCGCGGGTGCTGACCCACCAACTGGTGCGCCACCGCATCGCTTCTTATTCCCAACAGTCACAGCGGTATGTAAAGGAACATGATTTTGAATACATCCTACCGCCGTCGATTGGTGCCAATCCGGCGGCTAAGGAGAAATTTGCGGCCTTGATGGAGACAATTCGTGATGTTTATGATGAGCTGGTAGCGCTGGGCGTGCACCAGGAAGACGCGCGCTATGTTCTGCCCAATGCGACGGAAACCAAAATTGTCGTAACAATGAATGCCCGGTCGCTGCTGCATTTTTTCCAGCTGCGCTGCTGCAACCGCGCCCAGTGGGAAATCCGGCGCCTGGCCGAGACCATGCTGGCCGAGGTGCGGCAAGTGGCGCCGCTGCTCTTTGCCAAAGCCGGGCCAACGTGCGTCACCGCTGGCTACTGCAGCGAAGGGGAAATGTCGTGCGGCAGGCTTGCTCGTCTTAAGCCCAAAAACCGGGAATAACCCCGGTTTTTCTGTTACATAAAAGTAGCCAACGGCAAAGATATTAGTTTTTAACGCGGTAAGCGGAAAGTGGAAATCGGCTGCGCTTTTTTACATAACAAACGGAATTTACGGTTATACTAAAAGGCCGCCTGAGTGGCGGCGGAAGGAGGCGTACACATGAATGAAGATATTATTGCCGGACGAAACGTTGTGATGGAAGCGCTGCGGAGCGGCCGGCCAATCAATAAAATATTAGTAGCTAAAGGCGAGCGGCATGGCTTGGTGCGGGAAATTGTCGGTTTGGCCCGCGAACAAGGGCTGGTGGTCCAGGAAGTGGATGTTGCCAAATTAGATGCCGTGGCCATGGGGGTCCGCCACCAAGGCGTGGTGGCCATGGTAGCACCGGTGGCGTATGTCGACGTTGACGAGATTTTAGCCCAAGCCGCGGCTAAGGGCGAAGCGCCTTTCCTGGTACTGCTTGATGAGCTGGAAGACCCGCATAACGTGGGGGCAATCCTGCGAACCGCCGACGCTACCGGGGTGCACGGTGTACTGCTGCCCAAGCGCCGCAGTTGCCCCCTGTCGGCGACGGTTGCCAAGACGTCGGCCGGAGCGGTGGAGTATGTACCGGTGGCGCGGATTGGCAATATTGTCCAGACGCTGGAGAAATTGAAAAAAGCCGGGTTGTGGGTCGTCGGCGCCGATATGGCGGGTGATAAGGCTTATTATGAAGCTGATTTAACCGGGCCGCTGGTTGTCGTGGTGGGCAGCGAGGGCCGGGGGATGGGGAGGTTGACGCGCGAGGCCTGCGATTTTCTAGTGCGCATCCCGATGCGCGGCCGCCTTTCTTCACTCAACGCGTCGGTAGCGTGTTCGCTAATTTTATATGAGGTGCTAAAGCAGCGGGAGATGAAAGGGACGTGAAGAAAAAACGGATGACAGTCATTGCTGCGCTGGTTGGCGCTGCGGTAGCCGCAAGTGTTTTTTCGCCGCTGCTGTGGCCGCGGGTGTATGCCGGCGTTACGGTCGACGGGGTTGATGTCGGCGGTATCGGCCGGGCGGAAGTATATCAAATTCTGCTTCTGTGGCAAAAAGAGCAACAGGAGCGGCGCGTCGCTGTATATTATGGCGATACACGGTTTGAAATTACGGCTGACGCCATTGATTTCGTTTTCGACGCCGATGCGACATTAGAAGAGGTATGGGGAGTCGGGCGGCGTGGCGTTTGGTGGGAGCGCCTGAAAAATATTTATCTGGCCGCGGCCGGGGGCTATCGCGTCCCCGTGCGTTTCCGCTATAATGAAACTAAACTGGCGAATCTGCTGGAGCAGTGGAGGGAAACTATTGACCGTCCCCCCCGCAATGCCACCGTCAGTCTGCTGACCGGCGGGATTATTCCGCAAGAGCCGGGCCGTAAACTGGAGACAGAGGCCCTGCGTCCCCTACTGTTAAAAGCGCTGCGCAGCCCTGATGTCAAGGACGTAGCCATGCCGGTCACGCCGGTTTATCCGGAAATCACGGTGGCCGACCTTCAGCGCACCGGCATCCGGGAAAACCTTTCCCGGTTTACCACCGTCTTTGACCCGAAGGATACTAACCGGACGGCCAATATACGTTTAGCGGCCCGGAAAATCAACGGTCATATCGTCTATCCCGGACAGACCTTTTCTTTTAATGAAACGGTCGGTCCGCGGGAAAAAGCCTATGGGTTTAAAGAGGCCCTCGAAATCGTGGATGGTGAATTTGTTCCCGGCGTAGGGGGCGGTGTCTGCCAAGTGTCCTCGACCCTGTATAATGCCGTATTGCTGGCGAATTTACCGGTTGTTGAGCGCTCCAACCACTCCAAGCCGCTTGGTTATGTCGGACTTGGCCGCGATGCAACCGTCGCCTATGGCGTGTTGGACTTTAAGTTTAGCAACAGTACCAACGGGCCGATTATGATTATGGCCGAGGTGGAGGGTGACAAGCTCCATGTGGGCATTTTTGGCCAAGAACGCCGCGACGAGACAGTCGAGGTTTTGGCCGCCGAACGAAAGGTCATTCCGCCGGCTATTATCAAAAAACAGGACCAGGACATGTTTTTGGGCGAAACGCGGATGGACAAGCAGGGCAAGCCGGGTTATGAAGTTACCACCATCCGGGTGGTGCGGCGCAACGGGCAGGAAGTAAAGCGGGAAATATTGGCCAAAGACCGCTATTTACCGGAAAACACCATTGTCAAAGTGGGGGTTAAGCTGCCACCCTTTGCCCAGAGCAGCGGGCAGGGGGATAAAGAAAAAAGAACAGGGGAATAGATGTGAATACCACGCTGATTGTGGACGGCTACAATGTTATTAACGCCTGGCCGGAACTTGCGGCGCTGAAAGAGGATAGTCTTGAGCATGCCCGGGAGAAACTGCTGGAAGTCATGGCAGGATACGGCGCCTACAAAGGCTATCGTGTTATCGTCGTGTTTGACGCCCACGCGGTGGCGGGAATGGACAGTGTGGAGCAGATTACTCCAGACCTGGAAGTGGTTTATACCGGTGAGGGGCAAACGGCTGACAGTTATATTGAAAAGATGGTTTATTATCTCGTGCGCCAGGGACACCGCGTCTATGTCGTTACCTCCGACTGGGCAGAGCAGATGGTCATCCTGGGGGCAGGCGCCTTCCGGATACCGGCCCGGGAATTATGGCAGGATGTCCGGGAGATGAAGCGGGATGTTGCCGATAAATATGGCGAGACGGTGCTGACTTACCGACGGCATGAACTAGGCAGCCGGCTAAACCATGAGGTGGTGCGCCGCCTGAACGAACTGCGGCGCGGTCGCTAGGAGAGCTTTCCGCAGACAAGATTGGCTTGACTAGGCAACTCGCGGTAGAGTATAATTGGTTTTGAATATGGCATGTACCGTTGTCGTCTAAGCACTAAGCTCTTAGTGCGTTTTCTTTTTCGGCAATGCGAAAAACTGCAGAATGGGGGCGATGCGATGCGGGCAAATACTCAGCGCGATCTGTATAGTCGTTTTGAAAATATGACCGATGAAGAAATAGTAATTGACGCCAAGGATAACGATAACGCAGTCGCACAGGAGTATTTAATCAATAAATACCGCAACTTCGTTCGAGCCAAGGCCAGGTCTTACTTTCTGATCGGCGCCGACCGCGAAGATATTATTCAGGAAGGTATGATCGGGTTATATAAGGCCATCCGCGATTTCCGTAATGACAAGCTCTCGTCCTTCAGGGCATTTGCCGAACTATGCGTAACCCGTCAGATCATCACAGCCATCAAAACGGCAACCCGTCAAAAGCATATCCCGCTGAACTCATATGTATCGTTAAATAAGCCGATTTATGATGAAGACTCCGACCGGACCCTCCTCGACGTGTTGTCCGGTTCCAAAATTTCTGACCCGGAAGAGCTGGTGATCAGCCGGGAAGAGTTTATTGATATTGAGGCCAAGATGGGGCAAATCTTGAGCGACCTGGAATGGAAAGTGCTTATGTCTTACCTGGACGGCAAGTCCTATCAGGAAATCGCCAGCGAACTGGACCGCCATGTAAAGTCCATTGACAACGCGTTGCAGCGGGTCAAGCGGAAACTGGAACGCTATCTGGACAACCGCGGCGATGATGACGAAGTCCGCGGCATGTATAAGGGACTGACTGGCCTAAAGGACCGGGATAACAAACCGGATGAAAACCTTGATGAAGAATGAAAAACGACATCGTTTTTGATGTCGTTTTTTTCATATTTCGCGGTTAATCTTCTTTGTGCTGGCAGCCTTGTTCCTTTTTGCTGCCGTATTCGGTGATATAACTCCGCAGGTTTGCTACCTGGCCGGTATAGTTCATCCAGAAATCGTCGCCGGCGACCGTAATCCACGCAGCGTCGGGGGTAACCGTTTTTTCTTTTTCATCCAAAAAATCGGCGCTGAATTGTTTCAAAACCAGTACCGGTTCGCCGTGGAAAGTAACGACCAGGCCTTTGCTGGCAAGCATGTTAATTAAGTAATCAAAGGGGCTGTCGCTGCCCTGCCAGAAACAGCGATTACACATGTAGGCGCCGTTTTTGTAGTATACGTCGCGGACTTTCCGGCCGCAGTCGCAGGTAAATTTTTGCAATGATTCCGCCTCCTGACGTTTAAAAGCATTGTGGCCCACCACTGATTATACCATAATATTGACTAAGCAAGGGCGAGTGGCAGCGGAAGTTTATCCGGCTAAGACATAAGAAAATCTTATTTATGTAACAAATTTTATTATGGTAGGAGGGAGCCTATGAATTTTACCGTAAAGGCGCAGGCCGTTGACCCGGCAAAAGTGTTAAATGTGGCGCCGGAGGTGATTGCCAATCAGCGGGTAGGGTCGCGGCTGGCGTTTGCCGCACCCCATGACCTGACGGTCGAGTTTGCCAATGGGTCAATCATGGTGGACGGTATCGATCTCATTATCTACATTATCCCGCAGGAATTCTTCTGCTACCGTGGGGAAGAGATGATTGTAAAATTCAACCTTGATACAAGAGAAGTGGAAATTGCCCTTGAGCCTTCGGTGCGGAATATTCCGCACCGCGCCATTATTCGTCCGGCTTGCGGCGAGTAGCGAATGATCCGGGTGATTTTGGGGTACATTATGGGCGGCAACTGGCGGTAGCCGGTAGTAATGTAAAGGAGGATAATTCGATGGCAGTAATGGTTGGTCAAAAGGCGCCTGATTTTCGTTTGCCGACCACCAAAAACCTGGAGACGCTCGACCATGTGGCGCAGCTGTCTGATTACCGGGGAAAGTGGCTTGTGCTCTTTTTTTACCCCCTCGACTTCACCTTTGTCTGACCGACGGAAATCAGAGGGTTTAATACCCGGTTAGGCGAGTTTCGTCGACTCAATGCGGAAATTCTGGCAGTCAGTACTGACAGTGTTTTCAGCCATCGGGCCTGGATTAAGACCCCGGTCGATGACGGCGGACTTGGGCCAATTGACTACCCGTTGGGCTCTGACATAACGCGGGAAGCATCCCGGTCCTACGGTGTACTGCTGGAAGATAAGGGTATTGCTCAGCGCGGTCTGTTTATAATTGACCCCGATGGCATTATCCAGTATGCCGTAGTGACCAACCTGGATGTAGGCCGCAGTGTGGAGGAAACGCTGCGGGTGCTCCAGGCCTTGCAGACCCGGGGGCTGTGTCCGCTGGACTG belongs to Sporolituus thermophilus DSM 23256 and includes:
- a CDS encoding Mini-ribonuclease 3, with amino-acid sequence MKFDHFQLLMGKILNQAATAPVGSFAVEPERLHPLVLAYIGDAVFTLYVRTRLLTYEQQKVRVLHSYDAKMVSAVMQAVAVKELAGELSEAEQDLVRRGRNTGKAAPRSASVGEYRHSTGFETLLGYLFLSKQHERLYEIMDKAFVIISRKLLKCDEECGEEKNEGKTD
- a CDS encoding VanW family protein, with protein sequence MKKKRMTVIAALVGAAVAASVFSPLLWPRVYAGVTVDGVDVGGIGRAEVYQILLLWQKEQQERRVAVYYGDTRFEITADAIDFVFDADATLEEVWGVGRRGVWWERLKNIYLAAAGGYRVPVRFRYNETKLANLLEQWRETIDRPPRNATVSLLTGGIIPQEPGRKLETEALRPLLLKALRSPDVKDVAMPVTPVYPEITVADLQRTGIRENLSRFTTVFDPKDTNRTANIRLAARKINGHIVYPGQTFSFNETVGPREKAYGFKEALEIVDGEFVPGVGGGVCQVSSTLYNAVLLANLPVVERSNHSKPLGYVGLGRDATVAYGVLDFKFSNSTNGPIMIMAEVEGDKLHVGIFGQERRDETVEVLAAERKVIPPAIIKKQDQDMFLGETRMDKQGKPGYEVTTIRVVRRNGQEVKREILAKDRYLPENTIVKVGVKLPPFAQSSGQGDKEKRTGE
- the cysS gene encoding cysteine--tRNA ligase — translated: MALRVYNTLTKQKEEFVPREPGKVKMYVCGVTPYNHPHIGNARPFITWDVIRRYLEHRGFAVFHVQNFTDIDDKIINTANQEGVTWDTVANRYIAAYFEVMDKLNVRRAHVYPRVSDHIGEIIAIVRRLIDKGYAYTIDGDVYYSVEKFAPYGQLSGRSLEDMKAGARIDVDERKRHPMDFALWKSAKPGEPAWDSPWGPGRPGWHIECSAMALKYLGNGFDFHGGGSDLIFPHHENEIAQSEAYTGETPFVRYWLHNGFITVNEEKMSKSLGNFFLVKDILAHYPPEVLRFFILSTHYRSPLDFSDERLAEAGRSLERLRTAVENIRQLEKLPGGAGGEQADVVRRAAAQAKAEFYAAMDDDFNTALAISVMFSLAKEINIYYSQVAAGKVVLDAQALAEVRDAYFMMADILGILVKERAGQTEVDGELVAGLMDIIIAVRQEARQRKDWATADGIRSRLAELGIILEDSPQGVRWKRR
- a CDS encoding peroxiredoxin, which encodes MAVMVGQKAPDFRLPTTKNLETLDHVAQLSDYRGKWLVLFFYPLDFTFVUPTEIRGFNTRLGEFRRLNAEILAVSTDSVFSHRAWIKTPVDDGGLGPIDYPLGSDITREASRSYGVLLEDKGIAQRGLFIIDPDGIIQYAVVTNLDVGRSVEETLRVLQALQTRGLCPLDWKPGDKLL
- the gltX gene encoding glutamate--tRNA ligase; protein product: MSKRELRVRFAPSPTGPFHIGGARSALFNWLLAKKHGGKMILRIEDTDLERSSKESEENIKEALRWLGIQWDEGVDVGGPYGPYRQTERLDIYRQYTDKLIAEGKAYLCYCTDEELEAERQAQLARGETPRYSGRCAALTEEERRRLVAEGRKPAVRFRVPENRQIVFKDLVRGVVTFDSNGIGDFVILKSDGIPVYNYAVVIDDALMRITHVIRAEEHLSNTPRQILLYEALGFELPEFGHISLILGKDRTKMSKRHGATSVEQYRQLGYLPEGLVNFLALLGWSPANEQEFFTIDELVREFSMDRVAKNPAVFDLDKLNYINAHYIRRADPALVTELALPHLQAAGYVQEPVTPEQRTWLVQVVAAVQDYISYAAQVVDHVDIFFKDEVEFESDEARQVLADPDIPRVMAAFKSKLDALQVVDAPAVQAVLKGITKELKVGGKKVYMPIRVALTGRTHGLDLDKFIALIGKERTLVRLQQTLAKIGL
- the cysE gene encoding serine O-acetyltransferase codes for the protein MFERLKKDIQVVFERDPAAKSVLEVLLCYPGLHAIWLHRIAHRLYKRGWIVLPRLISNFARFLTGIEIHPGAKIGEGLFIDHGTGVVIGETAEIGRNVTLYQGVTLGGTGKEKGKRHPTIGDNVVVASGAKVLGSFKVGDNSKIGAGSVVLKEVPPNSTVVGIPGRVVVKDGKRIDDIDLEHNNLPDPVAEMLNCMHRKIEKLEARIAQLEEELNKHGAKSV
- the sigH gene encoding RNA polymerase sporulation sigma factor SigH, with the translated sequence MRANTQRDLYSRFENMTDEEIVIDAKDNDNAVAQEYLINKYRNFVRAKARSYFLIGADREDIIQEGMIGLYKAIRDFRNDKLSSFRAFAELCVTRQIITAIKTATRQKHIPLNSYVSLNKPIYDEDSDRTLLDVLSGSKISDPEELVISREEFIDIEAKMGQILSDLEWKVLMSYLDGKSYQEIASELDRHVKSIDNALQRVKRKLERYLDNRGDDDEVRGMYKGLTGLKDRDNKPDENLDEE
- the thyX gene encoding FAD-dependent thymidylate synthase, whose amino-acid sequence is MKVKLINHTPEPERAVAMAARLCYSPVGAAQLAETMSDEQISRLVAKIISLGHLSTLEHVTFTFAIEGVSRVLTHQLVRHRIASYSQQSQRYVKEHDFEYILPPSIGANPAAKEKFAALMETIRDVYDELVALGVHQEDARYVLPNATETKIVVTMNARSLLHFFQLRCCNRAQWEIRRLAETMLAEVRQVAPLLFAKAGPTCVTAGYCSEGEMSCGRLARLKPKNRE
- the rlmB gene encoding 23S rRNA (guanosine(2251)-2'-O)-methyltransferase RlmB, which encodes MNEDIIAGRNVVMEALRSGRPINKILVAKGERHGLVREIVGLAREQGLVVQEVDVAKLDAVAMGVRHQGVVAMVAPVAYVDVDEILAQAAAKGEAPFLVLLDELEDPHNVGAILRTADATGVHGVLLPKRRSCPLSATVAKTSAGAVEYVPVARIGNIVQTLEKLKKAGLWVVGADMAGDKAYYEADLTGPLVVVVGSEGRGMGRLTREACDFLVRIPMRGRLSSLNASVACSLILYEVLKQREMKGT
- a CDS encoding NYN domain-containing protein translates to MNTTLIVDGYNVINAWPELAALKEDSLEHAREKLLEVMAGYGAYKGYRVIVVFDAHAVAGMDSVEQITPDLEVVYTGEGQTADSYIEKMVYYLVRQGHRVYVVTSDWAEQMVILGAGAFRIPARELWQDVREMKRDVADKYGETVLTYRRHELGSRLNHEVVRRLNELRRGR